The Theileria annulata chromosome 3, complete sequence, *** SEQUENCING IN PROGRESS *** genome has a segment encoding these proteins:
- a CDS encoding Acetyltransferase (GNAT) family protein, putative (Pfam hit (1.4e-04) to Acetyltransferase (GNAT) family domain; contains 1 putative transmembrane domain;~1 probable transmembrane helix predicted for TA17725 by TMHMM2.0 at aa 5-27) translates to MVLSMIRLHIFSILHWLCLLYHNFYMVHNTSMKWIKNWRPYDNIFAKTTKILDDLNDAINFDKFPPNRTPNLFIDGFIDTLSGFEGPLNFKLFKGNSIPTELFNEFFALTRSNMKHLYNISKFNGGWNDRRKSSEIKYHKTHIIALFTKDSLIGFTSYRFIVMRENQDPAPVLYVYELQIKDSYRSRGLGRFFISLLELVARSARCKKLMCTVLTANDRALSFYSEKCRFVADESDPNNKYRVLKLEL, encoded by the exons ATGGTACTTTCCATGATACGACTGCACATATTTTCAATACTTCATTGGTTATGTTTATTGTAccataatttttatatggTACACAACACATCAATGA AATGGATTAAAAACTGGAGGCCttatgataatattttcgCAAAAACAACTAAAATTCTAGATGATTTAAATGATgctattaattttgataaatttcCCCCAAATCGGACCCCTAATTTGTTCATTGATGGATTCATTGATACTTTATCTGGTTTTGAGGGTCCTTTAAACTTCAAGCTATTTAAAGGAAATTCTATTCCTACTGAGTTATTTAACGAGTTTTTTGCCCTAACAAGATCGAACATGAAACATCTGTACaatattagtaaatttaaCGGTGGATGGAACGACAGGAGAAAATCCTCCGAGATTAAGTATCACAAGACTCACATAATCGCACTTTTTACCA AAGATTCTCTAATTGGATTTACGAGTTATAGGTTTATCGTAATGCGTGAGAACCAAGATCCAGCTCCCGTTCTTTACGTATATGAACTCCAAATTAAG GATTCCTATAGATCTCGTGGTTTAGGTAGATTTTTTATTTCACTTTTAGAACTAGTTGCAAGATCTGCACGCTGCAAAAAGCTTATGTGTACTGTACTAACGGCAAATGACAGAGCATTGTCCTTTTATTCCGAGAAATGTAGGTTTGTCGCTGACGAAAGTGACCcgaataataaatatagagTACTAAAACTTGAACTctaa
- a CDS encoding vacuolar ATP synthase subunit g, putative, whose protein sequence is MAVNSSSASNALIQQLLKAEEEAESIVRRAKENRVKLLNEAVAAAQKDLHEFRQTEEKELMEQYNNESVLEDPRSALLELKSKTFADECNIKLKELKPKLVDNLFGVED, encoded by the exons ATGGCCGTGAATTCCAGCTCTGCTTCCAATGCCCTTATTCAGCAACTTTTAAAGGCCGAAGAGGAAGCCGAGTCTATAGTTCGTAGAGCAAAAGAAA ATCGGGTGAAACTTTTGAACGAGGCAGTGGCAGCTGCACAAAAAGATTTACATGAATTCAGACAAACAGAAGAAAAAGAACTCATGGAACAATATAACAAT gAATCTGTTTTGGAAGACCCACGATCCGCCCTTTTGGAACTCAAATCCAAAACCTTTGCTGACgaatgtaatataaaattaaaggaaCTCAAACCAAAGCTTGTTGATAATCTT TTTGGAGTTGAGGATTAA
- a CDS encoding uncharacterized protein (6 probable transmembrane helices predicted for TA17740 by TMHMM2.0 at aa 34-53, 75-97, 118-140, 160-182, 194-213 and 228-247;~Signal anchor predicted for TA17740 by SignalP 2.0 HMM (Signal peptide probability 0.002, signal anchor probability 0.990) with cleavage site probability 0.001 between residues 53 and 54) yields MYFTYVVRPGEAPESRGPQFEPFWDFLMNYNLRFGFLVQFAAFLLLFLGVLTGGKDPLALLSFLKADPKNFGSAPFSMTLLCHALFLAGTLLIMSFIQMGEDDGSIKQCRGYRAGTKFLLQATSFGAVSWCLSMITFLGASYHFDSQWLDEQIGDGSSWLIYFSSRLLDSFALVLYAGGCFFLETYHSEGTNESWGWLCGSTFLTAGVLEIASLNFLNTPAFVVLERLYTVAFGLSLFLSSMWALLFEPVSHRYDVKLTQSALRNEYYKSRNAMAYYGPAVLDQNGNIDLAAATDQVHQAFNRQMSQN; encoded by the exons atgtattttacTTACGTTGTTAGACCTGGAGAGGCTCCAGAAAGCCGAGGTCCACAATTCGAACCCTTTTGGGATTTCCTAATGAATTATAATCTTCGATTTGGGTTCCTCGTTCAATTTGCAGCATTCTTACTTTTATTTCTTGGTGTTTTAACTGGTGGTAAGGATCCACTGGCACTATTATCATTCTTGAAGGCGGATCCGAAAAATTTTGGGTCTGCTCCCTTTTCAATGACTCTTTTATGCCATGCTTTGTTTTTGGCTGGAACTTTACTTATTATGTCATTTATTCAAATGGGAGAAGACGATGGTAGCATTAAGCAGTGCAGAGGTTATAGAGCAGGAACTAAATTTCTTTTACAGGCCACTTCATTCG GTGCGGTTTCTTGGTGTTTGTCAATGATTACCTTTTTGGGGGCTAGTTACCATTTCGATTCCCAATGGCTTGATGAACAAATTGGAGACGGTTCTTCATGGTTAATTTACTTCAGTTCTAGACTTTTGGACTCTTTTGCTTTGGTTTTGTATGCTGGCGGTTGCTTCTTCCTTGAAACGTACCATTCCGAGGGTACTAATGAGAGTTGGGGCTGGCTCTGTGGATCAACATTTTTGACTGCCGGAGTTTTAGAAATAGCCTCTTTAAACTTCCTAAACACTCCAGCCTTTGTCGTCTTGGAAAGACTTTATACCGTTGCTTTTGGTCTCTCCTTGTTCCTAAGCTCCATGTGGGCACTTTTGTTTGAACCTGTTTCGCATCGTTATGACGTGAAGTTAACTCAATCTGCTCTCAGAAACgaatattataaatctAGAAATGCTATGGCCTACTATGGGCCTGCTGTTCTTGATCAGAACGGCAACATTGACCTGGCTGCCGCCACTGACCAGGTCCATCAGGCTTTTAACCGACAAATGTCCCAAAACTAA